The Neisseria sicca genome includes a window with the following:
- a CDS encoding oxidoreductase-like domain-containing protein: MDTTLKNKAEALLGEPLLDEPVRPESWECCGSDCGDACIQTIYWTDKAKYDAQRRKLKEAGWSEDEDNGKAV, translated from the coding sequence ATGGATACGACCCTGAAGAATAAAGCCGAAGCCCTCTTGGGCGAGCCGCTTCTAGACGAACCCGTCCGCCCCGAGTCGTGGGAATGCTGCGGCAGCGATTGCGGCGATGCCTGCATCCAGACGATTTATTGGACGGATAAAGCCAAATACGACGCGCAACGGCGGAAATTGAAAGAAGCGGGTTGGTCGGAAGACGAAGATAACGGAAAGGCCGTCTGA
- a CDS encoding RNA-binding S4 domain-containing protein — protein sequence MEATVYLEDNEYIALCDLLKLAGLAESGGQAKAFIAEGLVLRNGETETRKTAKIRGGEVIEFDGARLEIADGYDPEE from the coding sequence ATGGAAGCCACCGTCTATCTCGAAGACAACGAATACATCGCCTTATGCGACCTCTTGAAGCTCGCCGGACTTGCCGAAAGCGGAGGACAAGCGAAAGCGTTTATCGCCGAAGGACTGGTGTTGCGCAACGGCGAAACCGAAACCCGCAAAACCGCCAAAATACGTGGCGGCGAAGTCATCGAGTTTGACGGCGCGCGCTTGGAAATCGCCGATGGATACGACCCTGAAGAATAA